A stretch of Arthrobacter sp. NEB 688 DNA encodes these proteins:
- a CDS encoding PAS domain S-box protein translates to MRTDTVVPAAMVPTATASAVENLPARRVMTYRSVPGARGRFVAVGGGVREMFGLGREELLADDAFWESRLHPADRRAALAREESGLERGILISEYRFVRNDGRLVWVLDEATVVEDEVHGPVFDGVFVDVTSLRRSELKVAAHGRLVDRTSAGASLAEALDPLLRTALELCGAERCEVSFRSGLQVSAAAAAIDAAGMSPQDVTRTGLQGEEIRLRAVPSPETDDTLEWLEVMSLRAQKMLEDRARSLESAALLSATLESTVDGILVVDRHGRLAGWNEKWVQMWGVPAALLEAGDDAAVIAAVVAQVADPAAFLARVEYLYTATEETSYDEILFADGRVFQRYSRPQSVDGEIVGRVWSFRDITDGRKLQEALSSQQQRFQMLVEQVKDHAIIHLDRDGVVTTWNAGATQVFGYSSVEAVGLPVAVLHPEDGAESPEAILRRARTHGVARGEGWRVRKGGALVWMSSTVTALRDARGELQGYAKVTQDLTDRRAAAEALRAQRQVLELLGTVASAANSAPSVESAVHQTLRALRSFGGWDLAHAWLAPRADTPSEGDGATRGGAPGADPTHLWVAVDGLSSTRLRRDVEGSGILSLPVVAEAMRRGGPAWGEVATWENTSYTRAARALGLRTAMALPITVRDRTVGVVQVFSRADTRVDPGLVDVMAQVGVQLGRSVERHHAEDDLAAQASDLRDLSDRLSTVLDSVDEGIFGVDDRGVVTFVNRAGADLLRMPRSAVLGSLDTEVLHLDASPQGLPSGSRLPTSGRHERPDGTSFDAEWVVSPMQTGRGAVVILRDVEAARAVERMKDQFMAMASHELRTPLTSLRGALGLLGGGAVGELPGPASRLVDVATASADRLVRLVGDILDTERLRTGRIVLRHTEGVVEDLIASAVADTSAARGTVGVRVVAPDGPTWVRVDPDRVVQVIANLLVNAAKFSPSGAEVSVTVSRDDSWATVEVRDDGPGVPDGMQERIFDAFVQADASDTRAHSGSGLGLAIARDIVRLHGGELATRNRAQGGACFTFTLPLRGTEGAVRGRTA, encoded by the coding sequence ATGCGCACGGACACGGTGGTCCCCGCCGCGATGGTCCCCACCGCGACGGCCTCGGCGGTGGAGAACCTCCCCGCACGCCGCGTGATGACCTACCGGTCGGTGCCCGGCGCCCGGGGGCGCTTCGTCGCCGTGGGCGGCGGGGTCCGCGAGATGTTCGGCCTCGGCCGCGAGGAGCTGCTCGCCGACGACGCCTTCTGGGAGTCCAGGCTCCACCCCGCCGACCGCCGGGCGGCGCTCGCGCGCGAGGAGAGCGGGCTCGAGCGCGGGATCCTCATCTCGGAGTACCGCTTCGTGCGCAACGACGGCCGCCTCGTGTGGGTCCTCGACGAGGCGACGGTCGTCGAGGACGAGGTGCACGGGCCCGTGTTCGACGGGGTCTTCGTCGACGTCACCTCGCTGCGGCGCTCGGAGCTCAAGGTCGCCGCGCACGGTCGCCTCGTCGACCGCACGAGCGCCGGAGCCTCGCTCGCCGAGGCCCTCGACCCGCTGCTCCGGACGGCGCTGGAGCTCTGCGGCGCCGAGCGCTGCGAGGTCTCGTTCCGCTCCGGGCTGCAGGTCTCGGCGGCGGCCGCGGCCATCGACGCGGCGGGCATGTCGCCGCAGGACGTGACGCGGACCGGCCTGCAGGGGGAGGAGATCCGGCTGCGGGCGGTGCCGTCGCCCGAGACCGACGACACGCTGGAGTGGCTCGAGGTCATGAGCCTGCGAGCGCAGAAGATGCTCGAGGACCGCGCCCGCTCGCTCGAGTCCGCGGCCCTGCTCAGTGCGACGCTCGAGTCGACCGTCGACGGCATCCTCGTCGTCGACCGCCACGGGCGGCTCGCCGGCTGGAACGAGAAGTGGGTGCAGATGTGGGGGGTGCCGGCGGCCCTCCTGGAGGCCGGCGACGACGCCGCCGTCATCGCGGCCGTCGTCGCCCAGGTCGCCGACCCGGCGGCGTTCCTCGCCCGGGTCGAGTACCTCTACACGGCGACCGAGGAGACGAGCTACGACGAGATCCTCTTCGCGGACGGCCGTGTCTTCCAGCGGTACTCGCGGCCTCAGAGCGTCGACGGCGAGATCGTCGGCCGGGTCTGGAGCTTCCGGGACATCACCGACGGACGCAAGCTGCAGGAGGCGCTCTCCTCGCAGCAGCAGCGGTTCCAGATGCTCGTCGAGCAGGTCAAGGACCACGCCATCATCCACCTCGACCGCGACGGCGTCGTCACCACCTGGAACGCGGGCGCCACCCAGGTCTTCGGCTACAGCTCCGTCGAGGCGGTCGGCCTGCCGGTCGCCGTGCTGCACCCGGAGGACGGCGCCGAGTCGCCCGAGGCCATCCTGCGGCGGGCCCGGACGCACGGCGTGGCCCGGGGTGAGGGCTGGCGGGTCCGCAAGGGCGGGGCCCTCGTCTGGATGAGCTCCACGGTCACCGCCCTGCGCGACGCCCGGGGGGAGCTGCAGGGGTACGCCAAGGTGACGCAGGACCTGACCGACCGCCGGGCCGCGGCGGAGGCGCTGCGGGCGCAGCGTCAGGTCCTCGAGCTGCTCGGCACCGTCGCGTCGGCGGCCAACTCCGCGCCGAGCGTGGAGTCGGCGGTCCACCAGACGCTGCGGGCCCTGCGGAGCTTCGGTGGGTGGGACCTCGCGCACGCGTGGCTGGCGCCGCGCGCCGACACCCCGTCCGAGGGTGACGGCGCGACGCGGGGCGGCGCGCCCGGGGCCGACCCGACGCACCTGTGGGTGGCCGTCGACGGGCTCTCGAGCACCCGCCTGCGCCGCGACGTCGAGGGTTCCGGCATCCTGTCGCTGCCGGTCGTCGCCGAGGCGATGCGTCGGGGCGGCCCGGCCTGGGGAGAGGTCGCCACCTGGGAGAACACGTCCTACACGCGAGCGGCGCGGGCCCTCGGCCTCCGGACCGCGATGGCCCTGCCGATCACCGTGCGCGACCGGACCGTCGGTGTCGTGCAGGTGTTCTCGCGCGCCGACACCCGCGTCGACCCGGGGCTCGTCGACGTCATGGCCCAGGTCGGCGTGCAGCTCGGCCGGAGCGTCGAGCGGCACCACGCCGAGGACGACCTCGCCGCCCAGGCGAGCGACCTGCGCGACCTCAGCGACCGCCTGAGCACGGTCCTCGACTCCGTCGACGAGGGCATCTTCGGCGTCGACGACCGCGGCGTCGTGACCTTCGTCAACCGCGCCGGCGCCGATCTGCTGCGGATGCCCCGGTCGGCGGTGCTCGGCAGCCTCGACACCGAGGTGCTCCACCTCGACGCGTCGCCGCAGGGCCTCCCGTCCGGGTCACGGCTGCCCACGAGCGGACGCCACGAGCGACCCGACGGGACCTCCTTCGACGCGGAGTGGGTGGTCTCGCCGATGCAGACCGGCCGCGGCGCCGTCGTCATCCTCCGTGACGTCGAGGCGGCCAGGGCCGTCGAGCGGATGAAGGACCAGTTCATGGCCATGGCCAGCCACGAGCTGCGCACGCCCCTCACCTCGTTGCGCGGGGCGCTGGGGCTGCTCGGCGGCGGCGCCGTCGGCGAGCTGCCGGGGCCGGCGTCACGGCTGGTCGACGTCGCGACCGCCAGCGCGGACCGCCTCGTGCGCCTCGTCGGGGACATCCTCGACACCGAGCGGCTGCGCACCGGCCGGATCGTGCTGCGCCACACCGAGGGCGTCGTCGAGGACCTCATCGCGTCCGCGGTCGCCGACACCTCCGCCGCGCGAGGGACGGTCGGCGTCCGGGTGGTCGCCCCCGACGGCCCGACCTGGGTGCGGGTCGACCCGGACCGCGTCGTGCAGGTCATCGCCAACCTCCTCGTCAACGCGGCGAAGTTCTCCCCGAGCGGGGCCGAGGTGTCGGTCACCGTCTCGCGCGACGACTCCTGGGCGACCGTCGAGGTCCGCGACGACGGGCCCGGCGTGCCGGACGGCATGCAGGAGAGGATCTTCGACGCCTTCGTCCAGGCCGACGCGAGCGACACGCGCGCCCACAGCGGGTCCGGCCTCGGCCTGGCGATCGCCCGCGACATCGTCCGCCTCCACGGCGGTGAGCTCGCCACCCGCAACCGCGCGCAGGGCGGCGCCTGCTTCACCTTCACCCTCCCGCTGCGGGGGACCGAGGGCGCCGTCCGGGGCCGTACGGCCTGA
- a CDS encoding response regulator, which yields MNTIEGATSPWHVLVVDDDELVLEVASLSLRSVGGFSVETAVDGAHAVEACRVRLPDVVLLDMMMPGMDGAETARAIAQLPGAAGLPIVVLTAKGEAVRDGVGDAPVLAVLEKPFDPMTLPDRLRDVLLRA from the coding sequence ATGAACACGATCGAGGGAGCCACCTCGCCCTGGCACGTGCTCGTCGTCGACGACGACGAGCTGGTCCTCGAGGTCGCATCCCTCAGCCTCCGGTCGGTCGGTGGCTTCAGCGTCGAGACGGCGGTCGACGGCGCCCACGCCGTCGAGGCCTGCCGGGTCCGGCTCCCCGACGTCGTCCTGCTCGACATGATGATGCCGGGGATGGACGGCGCCGAGACCGCGCGGGCCATCGCGCAGCTGCCCGGCGCCGCAGGGCTGCCCATCGTCGTGCTCACCGCGAAGGGCGAGGCCGTCCGCGACGGCGTCGGCGACGCCCCGGTCCTCGCCGTCCTCGAGAAGCCCTTCGACCCGATGACCCTCCCCGACCGCCTCCGCGACGTCCTCCTGCGCGCATGA
- a CDS encoding PAS domain-containing sensor histidine kinase — translation MSDVTYRTPTEVALARGRQRLTVALGAALVTSVLAAWAVIALARSVGGPLETRAALALVAGVASGLALLGVLAATRQLLRDVRRHTEHLDATAAASAAADAEVLAEREAAQALARVGSWSWDPTTGRVCVSPEFRRILGLAAGPKPLDATRVMEAVHPDDAARVVVPEIRRAAETGAPVDFTCRVSSPRGDLLEVRVLARAEEQGPTAVVRGTLQDVTDERHADLLRAQFLSVVSHEMRTPLTSIRGALGLITGGAAGPASPAVHRMAAIALSGTERLVRTVNGVLDLERSRTGADGLTLDLVPVDLDEVIRCAVEEVEPQADSRNVRIRVTSAGPTNLMADPDRLVQAVANILGSAVRHSPVDGSVRVVAEVRDGAASIGVTDHGPLVSTASLATLFDHSASTPTGGRGADGASLGLSISRAVVEAHAGRLTATSRPDTGTTLTCVIPLPPRPDAAASGVPAGTVVADTDGVAADRVAGLLGTAPGDVVSRSGPATVSAAAASRRPTAVVTGDRVPGEPRWDLVERLRTDPNLADVPLVLVAGPDGTGRTAEPVHSSVREVLSASGRALVLAETADRAEELRQRYTDRGLLCRSLTQAAKAGVVLDHHDFDLVVVDSPVAALDRGGLLRSCLSVPRLATLPVLVVLPCADDSAPAVLGADVTETADAVARIIDTARDSLARRAVTPA, via the coding sequence ATGAGCGACGTCACGTATCGCACCCCCACGGAGGTCGCGCTGGCCCGCGGCCGGCAGCGGCTGACCGTTGCGCTCGGCGCCGCCCTCGTCACCTCCGTCCTCGCCGCCTGGGCCGTCATCGCCCTCGCCCGGTCCGTCGGCGGCCCCCTGGAGACCCGGGCCGCCCTCGCCCTGGTGGCCGGCGTCGCCTCGGGCCTCGCGCTGCTCGGCGTGCTGGCCGCCACCCGGCAGCTCCTACGCGACGTCCGCCGGCACACGGAGCACCTGGACGCGACCGCCGCCGCGAGCGCCGCCGCCGACGCCGAGGTGCTCGCCGAGCGCGAGGCCGCGCAGGCCCTCGCCCGGGTCGGCTCCTGGTCGTGGGACCCGACGACCGGGCGGGTGTGCGTCAGCCCGGAGTTCCGTCGCATCCTCGGGCTCGCCGCCGGGCCGAAGCCCCTCGACGCGACCCGCGTCATGGAGGCCGTCCACCCGGACGACGCGGCCCGCGTCGTCGTCCCGGAGATCCGCCGGGCCGCGGAGACCGGGGCGCCGGTCGACTTCACGTGCCGCGTCTCCTCGCCCCGCGGCGACCTCCTCGAGGTGCGGGTGCTCGCGCGCGCCGAGGAGCAGGGCCCGACCGCGGTGGTCCGTGGCACGCTGCAGGACGTCACCGACGAGCGGCACGCCGACCTGCTGAGGGCCCAGTTCCTCTCCGTCGTCAGCCACGAGATGCGCACCCCCCTCACCTCGATCCGGGGCGCGCTCGGCCTCATCACCGGTGGCGCCGCCGGCCCGGCGAGCCCCGCCGTGCACCGGATGGCCGCCATCGCGCTCAGCGGCACCGAGCGGCTCGTGCGCACCGTCAACGGGGTCCTCGACCTCGAGCGCTCCCGCACCGGCGCCGACGGCCTGACCCTCGACCTCGTCCCGGTCGACCTCGACGAGGTGATCCGCTGCGCGGTCGAGGAGGTCGAGCCGCAGGCCGACAGCCGCAACGTCCGCATCCGCGTCACCTCGGCCGGGCCGACGAACCTCATGGCCGACCCCGACCGGCTCGTCCAGGCCGTCGCCAACATCCTCGGCAGCGCCGTCCGGCACAGCCCGGTCGACGGCTCCGTGCGCGTCGTCGCCGAGGTCCGGGACGGCGCCGCGAGCATCGGCGTCACCGACCACGGGCCGCTCGTGTCCACCGCCTCGCTCGCCACCCTCTTCGACCACTCGGCGTCCACCCCGACGGGAGGCCGTGGCGCGGACGGGGCCAGCCTCGGCCTGAGCATCAGCCGCGCCGTCGTCGAGGCCCACGCCGGGCGGCTGACCGCCACCTCCCGACCCGACACCGGGACGACCCTCACCTGCGTCATCCCCCTGCCGCCGCGCCCGGACGCGGCCGCCTCGGGCGTCCCCGCCGGGACGGTCGTGGCGGACACCGACGGGGTCGCGGCCGACCGGGTCGCCGGGCTGCTCGGCACCGCTCCCGGCGACGTCGTCTCCCGCTCGGGCCCGGCCACCGTGAGCGCCGCCGCCGCGAGCCGGCGGCCCACCGCCGTGGTCACCGGCGACCGCGTCCCCGGCGAGCCGCGCTGGGACCTCGTCGAGCGCCTGCGCACCGACCCGAACCTCGCCGACGTCCCGCTGGTCCTCGTCGCCGGCCCGGACGGCACGGGACGCACCGCCGAGCCGGTGCACTCGTCGGTCCGCGAGGTGCTCTCCGCCTCCGGACGGGCGCTGGTCCTCGCGGAGACCGCGGACCGGGCCGAGGAGCTGCGGCAGCGCTACACCGACCGAGGCCTGCTGTGCCGCAGCCTGACCCAGGCGGCGAAGGCCGGCGTCGTGCTCGACCACCACGACTTCGACCTCGTCGTCGTCGACTCCCCCGTGGCCGCGCTCGACCGCGGCGGGCTGCTGCGGTCGTGCCTGTCCGTCCCGCGCCTCGCGACGCTGCCCGTGCTCGTCGTCCTGCCGTGCGCGGACGACTCCGCACCCGCCGTCCTCGGCGCCGACGTCACCGAGACCGCCGACGCCGTCGCCCGCATCATCGACACCGCCCGTGACTCCCTCGCCCGTCGAGCCGTCACCCCGGCCTGA
- a CDS encoding LysR family transcriptional regulator encodes MSQLTVSIVGLRAVEALAEHGSIAAAAAALGYTPSAVSQQIARLERDLGQSVIERQGRRAVLTTSGAILADSARRIIVELESMNATIQAQARTVTGPVGVAAFPSAARGILPSAMARLLRTWPDLALRAVEVPSHRAAQLVGSGAVDIAVVHDWQGLPMEVADGLRAEHLGDDVSDVLVHQDHRSAAGEEVDLRDFEGDRWLYEPGSVAHELLEQVFGAAAGDLVLGHQVSEYPTQVEMVAEGLGVALVPRMGRGALPASVRVVRLSSPPMRRIHALWRASGDGRPAITATVEELARTCRSGTLSA; translated from the coding sequence ATGTCGCAGCTGACCGTGAGCATCGTGGGGCTCCGGGCCGTCGAGGCGCTCGCCGAGCACGGGTCCATCGCGGCCGCGGCGGCCGCCCTCGGCTACACCCCGTCGGCGGTGTCGCAGCAGATCGCCCGCCTCGAGCGGGACCTCGGGCAGTCCGTCATCGAGCGTCAGGGCCGCCGGGCCGTGCTCACGACGTCCGGCGCGATCCTCGCGGACTCCGCCCGGCGGATCATCGTCGAGCTCGAGAGCATGAACGCGACCATCCAGGCGCAGGCCCGGACCGTGACCGGGCCGGTGGGCGTCGCCGCGTTCCCCAGCGCCGCCCGGGGCATCCTGCCGAGCGCGATGGCGCGGCTCCTGCGGACCTGGCCCGACCTGGCGCTGCGGGCCGTCGAGGTGCCGTCGCACCGGGCCGCCCAGCTGGTGGGCTCCGGCGCGGTCGACATCGCGGTGGTCCACGACTGGCAGGGCCTGCCGATGGAGGTCGCGGACGGGCTGCGGGCCGAGCACCTCGGCGACGACGTCTCGGACGTGCTCGTGCACCAGGACCACCGCAGCGCCGCGGGCGAGGAGGTCGACCTGCGGGACTTCGAGGGGGACCGGTGGCTCTACGAGCCGGGCTCGGTCGCGCACGAGCTGCTGGAGCAGGTCTTCGGGGCGGCCGCCGGGGACCTCGTCCTCGGGCACCAGGTCAGCGAGTACCCGACGCAGGTCGAGATGGTCGCCGAGGGGCTCGGTGTCGCACTCGTCCCGCGGATGGGACGGGGCGCCCTGCCGGCGTCGGTGCGGGTGGTGCGGCTGTCCTCGCCGCCGATGCGTCGGATCCACGCGCTGTGGCGGGCCTCGGGCGACGGCCGTCCGGCCATCACCGCCACCGTCGAGGAGCTGGCCCGTACGTGCCGGAGCGGGACGCTCTCCGCCTGA
- a CDS encoding LLM class flavin-dependent oxidoreductase: MSLRRGLAAPNFARTPEELVRLGVLAEEAGFDGFFLWDHVVFANDGRGPDVQDPWLVLALVAERTERITIGTMITPVSRRRPSVLARQTTTLDLISGGRLVLGVGIGSPARGDFELLGDEADAVVRAEMLDEGLEVLQGLWSGEPFSHEGPHYTVTDVRFTPTPVQRPRIPVWVGGTLPRRRPMMRAMRWDGAVPITWADGRLARPSVEQIRWVRDLARTHRDGGDRDFELAVWAEVAEDPRSLAGELPDYVEAGATWWIETAKPEPGWHDELVARIEKGV, from the coding sequence GTGAGCCTGCGCCGGGGTCTGGCGGCCCCCAACTTCGCCCGCACCCCCGAGGAGCTCGTCCGGCTCGGGGTCCTCGCCGAGGAGGCGGGCTTCGACGGCTTCTTCCTCTGGGACCACGTCGTGTTCGCGAACGACGGTCGCGGGCCGGACGTCCAGGACCCGTGGCTGGTCCTCGCGCTCGTCGCGGAGCGCACCGAGCGGATCACGATCGGCACGATGATCACGCCCGTGTCCCGGCGACGGCCCTCCGTCCTCGCGCGGCAGACGACGACGCTCGACCTCATCAGCGGCGGACGCCTCGTGCTCGGCGTCGGCATCGGGTCGCCGGCGCGCGGCGACTTCGAGCTCCTCGGCGACGAGGCCGACGCGGTCGTGCGGGCCGAGATGCTCGACGAGGGGCTCGAGGTCCTCCAGGGACTGTGGAGCGGCGAGCCCTTCTCCCACGAGGGCCCGCACTACACGGTCACGGACGTGCGCTTCACCCCCACCCCGGTCCAGCGACCGCGCATCCCGGTCTGGGTGGGGGGCACCCTGCCGCGACGCCGGCCGATGATGCGCGCGATGCGCTGGGACGGCGCCGTCCCGATCACGTGGGCCGACGGACGCCTCGCCCGACCGTCGGTGGAGCAGATCCGGTGGGTGCGCGACCTCGCCCGGACGCACCGCGACGGCGGGGACCGCGACTTCGAGCTGGCCGTGTGGGCGGAGGTCGCCGAGGACCCGCGCTCCCTGGCGGGCGAGCTGCCGGACTACGTCGAGGCGGGCGCCACCTGGTGGATCGAGACCGCCAAGCCGGAACCCGGGTGGCACGACGAGCTCGTCGCCCGGATCGAGAAGGGGGTCTAG
- a CDS encoding D-2-hydroxyacid dehydrogenase produces MPRPTALPDEPTVLVSTYLEPGLVERIATELSVEVLYDPALLPTPRYGNDHGGVRPELSADEEQRWLDLLARADVAFDFDWRAPEQMWANAPRLVWVQATSAGIGGFVKRYGLDGGEVVLTTAAGTHARMLAEFALAGVLHFVKDVPRLKAHQGERRWERHVSGQLAGRRATVVGLGSIGRQVVETFTALGMRVTGVGREGSTYEVPPGTQVVTTARLDEVLPTSDVLVLAIPLTDETDGMIDAGRVAALPAGAIVVNVARGQVVDEAALTEGLRSGRLGGAALDVFEVEPLPAESPLWDMDTVLVSPHSASTAATENEVLVDLFVENFRRLRDGRPLVNRYHADRGY; encoded by the coding sequence ATGCCGCGTCCGACCGCGCTCCCCGACGAGCCCACGGTGCTCGTCTCGACCTACCTCGAGCCCGGGCTGGTCGAGAGGATCGCCACGGAGCTGTCCGTCGAGGTGCTCTACGACCCGGCGCTGCTCCCGACACCGAGGTACGGCAACGACCACGGGGGAGTGCGCCCCGAGCTCTCGGCCGACGAGGAGCAGCGCTGGCTCGACCTCCTGGCCCGTGCGGACGTCGCCTTCGACTTCGACTGGCGCGCACCGGAGCAGATGTGGGCCAACGCGCCCCGGCTCGTCTGGGTGCAGGCGACGAGCGCGGGCATCGGCGGCTTCGTCAAGCGGTACGGGCTGGACGGGGGAGAGGTCGTGCTGACGACGGCGGCCGGCACCCACGCCCGGATGCTGGCCGAGTTCGCGCTGGCCGGCGTGCTGCACTTCGTCAAGGACGTCCCGCGCCTCAAGGCACACCAGGGCGAGCGGCGCTGGGAGCGGCACGTCAGCGGGCAGCTGGCCGGCCGGCGGGCCACCGTCGTGGGCCTGGGCTCGATCGGGCGCCAGGTCGTCGAGACGTTCACCGCGCTCGGGATGCGGGTCACCGGTGTCGGGCGCGAGGGGAGCACCTACGAGGTGCCGCCGGGGACGCAGGTGGTGACGACGGCGCGGCTCGACGAGGTCCTGCCCACGTCCGACGTGCTCGTCCTTGCGATCCCGCTCACCGACGAGACCGACGGCATGATCGACGCCGGCCGGGTCGCCGCGCTGCCCGCCGGCGCGATCGTCGTCAACGTCGCCCGCGGCCAGGTCGTCGACGAGGCCGCGCTCACCGAGGGGCTGCGCTCGGGTCGGCTCGGCGGCGCCGCGCTCGACGTCTTCGAGGTCGAGCCCCTCCCGGCCGAGTCACCGCTCTGGGACATGGACACCGTCCTCGTCTCTCCCCACTCCGCCTCCACCGCGGCCACGGAGAACGAGGTCCTCGTCGACCTCTTCGTCGAGAACTTCCGACGGCTGCGCGACGGCCGACCGCTCGTCAACCGCTACCACGCGGACCGGGGGTACTGA
- a CDS encoding Gfo/Idh/MocA family oxidoreductase: MSALRWGVLGTANIARAQFLPAVRETGQRAVLVAGRDGDAAAEFARAHGVERSAQGYAAVIEDPKVDAVYVPLPNPLHAEWATAALRAGKAVLCEKPLCLDPGEVEQVLAVAATAEQPLWEAFVFPFQAQHRRVVELLADGAIGELREIVGSFHFEVGAPGNIRLSRAMGGGALADVGCYPMRLAHELFAAPAGSATVVAVQGDEVEVDASAVLTYPDDRRLLLTCGFRRSHDTTTVLLGTEGSLRLDNPYHPTPGATLEVRRAGSEPVVESPTRDARSFSAALRHVAAALAGEEEPAHTAATSALPVARALRLAQSAVPAP; the protein is encoded by the coding sequence GTGAGCGCCCTCCGGTGGGGGGTGCTCGGCACCGCCAACATCGCTCGCGCGCAGTTCCTCCCAGCGGTCCGCGAGACCGGCCAGCGCGCCGTGCTCGTCGCGGGACGCGACGGGGACGCCGCGGCGGAGTTCGCCCGCGCACACGGCGTCGAGCGCTCCGCGCAGGGGTACGCGGCGGTGATCGAGGACCCCAAGGTCGACGCGGTCTACGTCCCGCTGCCCAACCCGCTGCACGCGGAGTGGGCCACGGCCGCGCTGCGCGCCGGCAAGGCGGTGCTCTGCGAGAAGCCGCTCTGCCTGGACCCCGGCGAGGTCGAGCAGGTGCTGGCCGTCGCCGCGACCGCCGAGCAGCCGTTGTGGGAGGCCTTCGTCTTCCCGTTCCAGGCGCAGCACCGCCGTGTCGTCGAGCTCCTCGCCGACGGCGCGATCGGCGAGCTGCGCGAGATCGTCGGCTCCTTCCACTTCGAGGTCGGCGCACCGGGCAACATCCGCCTCTCCCGGGCGATGGGGGGCGGCGCGCTCGCCGACGTCGGCTGCTACCCGATGCGCCTGGCGCACGAGCTCTTCGCGGCGCCCGCCGGGTCGGCCACGGTCGTCGCCGTGCAGGGCGACGAGGTCGAGGTCGACGCCTCGGCCGTGCTGACCTACCCCGACGACCGCCGGCTGCTGCTCACGTGCGGGTTCCGGCGCAGCCACGACACCACGACCGTCCTCCTCGGCACGGAGGGGTCGCTGCGGCTCGACAACCCGTACCACCCGACGCCCGGTGCGACGCTGGAGGTGCGGCGGGCGGGGTCCGAGCCCGTCGTCGAGAGCCCCACCCGGGACGCCCGCTCGTTCAGCGCGGCGCTGCGGCACGTCGCCGCCGCGCTGGCCGGCGAGGAGGAGCCGGCCCACACCGCCGCGACCTCCGCGCTGCCGGTGGCGCGCGCCCTCCGGCTCGCGCAGTCCGCCGTCCCGGCGCCCTGA
- a CDS encoding GntR family transcriptional regulator, translating into MSDMLEHSSLPESVHRVLRRRILNNEIPSGARLIEASLASDLGVSRATIREAMRRLAGEGLVKITPRRHSEVTRMSAEDADDVCFARYVLEAGVARTIPVRVRRTLAEPMAAALDEMDAAARAHDVEAIVAADGHFHRLIVQASGRRRACELWAGLDGQMGALMRSSIDRQHINLAEVRGRHEVVRDALVGGTAREVDRALFDHYVNTDHGRPAAPDAG; encoded by the coding sequence ATGAGCGACATGCTGGAGCACTCGTCCCTGCCGGAGTCCGTGCACCGTGTCCTGCGACGCCGGATCCTCAACAACGAGATCCCCAGCGGCGCACGGCTCATCGAGGCGTCCCTGGCGAGCGACCTCGGCGTCAGCCGGGCGACCATCCGCGAGGCGATGCGCCGCCTCGCGGGCGAGGGCCTGGTCAAGATCACCCCGCGGCGGCACAGCGAGGTGACGCGGATGAGCGCCGAGGACGCGGACGACGTCTGCTTCGCGCGCTACGTCCTCGAGGCCGGTGTCGCCCGGACCATCCCGGTCCGGGTGCGCCGCACCCTCGCCGAGCCGATGGCCGCCGCCCTCGACGAGATGGACGCGGCGGCCCGCGCCCACGACGTGGAGGCGATCGTCGCCGCGGACGGCCACTTCCACCGCCTCATCGTGCAGGCCTCCGGACGGCGGCGCGCCTGCGAACTGTGGGCGGGTCTGGACGGCCAGATGGGCGCGCTCATGCGCTCCTCCATCGACCGTCAGCACATCAACCTCGCCGAGGTCCGCGGGCGGCACGAGGTGGTGCGGGACGCCCTCGTCGGAGGCACCGCCCGCGAGGTCGACCGGGCCCTGTTCGACCACTACGTCAACACCGACCACGGCCGCCCGGCCGCTCCGGACGCCGGGTGA